One genomic region from Amia ocellicauda isolate fAmiCal2 chromosome 4, fAmiCal2.hap1, whole genome shotgun sequence encodes:
- the cart3 gene encoding cocaine- and amphetamine-regulated transcript protein-like, producing MESSRLWMRVVVCAVLLSVVCGAETNDLEERALTDFYPKDPTLNNEKQLLGALQEVLEKLQSKRIPAWEKKFGQVPTCDVGEQCAVRKGARIGKMCDCPRGAFCNFFLLKCL from the exons ATGGAGAGCTCCAGACTGTGGATGAGAGTCGTGGTTTGTGCCGTGTTGCTGTCCGTCGTCTGCGGTGCTGAAACTAACGACTTGGAGGAAAGAGCCTTGACGGACTTCTACCCCAAGGATCCAACCCTGAACAACGAAAAACAGCTG CTTGGCGCTCTACAAGAAGTCCTGGAAAAGCTACAGAGTAAACGGATTCCAGCGTGGGAAAAGAAATTCGGACAAGTTCCCACG TGCGATGTGGGAGAGCAGTGTGCGGTCAGGAAAGGCGCTCGGATCGGCAAGATGTGCGACTGCCCGCGCGGGGCGTTCTGCAACTTTTTCCTGCTGAAGTGCTTGTGA
- the cdkn2aip gene encoding CDKN2A-interacting protein produces MAEGRSGEDIVAEFLRQNPHQAQWVESLRGHCETDKQWSARREFILRNMEVFPTIQPGIPSPSLDRLLALSMAWANHVFLGCRYSQPVMDKIMEMAEGVVVQDAPVFRTRDEIMGKGGETDGSGKKLRPGSSGVRASGRGGTKPGPSPQAPIEHQPFFNRLYKAVAWKLVSAGGFGPNLDHYDILRACVEASKSSLSCVFVPLKDIPDLPASRVQKEGQVCELRCQTVYLGTGYGRSEDTARAMAAKEALKTFQGRKVTVKVCRRKYRGKDVEDLVLQDDQLRNSGIPPALGYPFLPEQQAATL; encoded by the exons ATGGCGGAGGGGAGGAGCGGAGAGGACATTGTAGCCGAGTTCCTCCGTCAGAACCCCCACCAGGCGCAGTGGGTGGAATCTCTCCGGGGGCATTGTGAGACGGACAAGCAGTGGAGCGCCAGGCGTGAGTTCATCCTGCGAAATATGGAGGTCTTTCCCACCATCCAGCCAGGCatccccagccccagcctggaCCGCCTACTCGCGCTCTCTATGGCATGGGCTAACCACGTTTTCCTGGGTTGCCG GTATAGCCAGCCTGTAATGGACAAGATTATGGAGATGGCAGAAGGTGTCGTTGTTCAAGATGCTCCAGTTTTTAGGACAAGAGATGAGATAATGGGCAAAG GCGGGGAGACTGACGGCTCGGGAAAGAAGCTGAGGCCTGGCAGCAGTGGAGTCCGAGCCTCTGGACGAGGGGGGACCAAACCCGGACCCTCGCCGCAGGCACCCATCGAGCACCAGCCCTTTTTCAACCGCTTGTACAAGGCAGTGGCCTGGAAGCTAGTTTCGGCAGGAGGATTCGGACCCAACCTGGACCACTATGACATCCTGCGGGCCTGTGTGGAGGCGTCCAAGTCCAGCCTGAGCTGTGTGTTCGTGCCCCTGAAGGACATCCCCGACCTGCCTGCCAGCCGTGTCCAGAAGGAGGGCCAGGTGTGCGAGCTGCGCTGCCAGACAGTCTATTTGGGCACTGGCTACGGCCGCAGCGAAGATACCGCCAGGGCCATGGCTGCCAAGGAGGCCCTCAAGACCTTCCAGGGTCGCAAGGTCACAGTGAAGGTATGCCGGCGGAAGTACCGTGGGAAGGACGTGGAGGACTTGGTCCTGCAGGACGACCAGCTGAGGAACTCGGGCATCCCCCCTGCACTCGGCTACCCCTTCCTTCCTGAGCAGCAGGCAGCCACCCTTTAA
- the tubgcp4 gene encoding gamma-tubulin complex component 4 — protein MIHELLLALSGYPGTIFTWNKRTGLQVSQDLPFLHPSECSVLNRVCKLGTDYIRFTEFIEQHTGHVHQQEHHAAQPNQSGLHGIYLRAICTGLDSMLQPYRQALLDLEQEFLADPHLTISHVNYRLDQFQLLFPSVMVVVESIKSQKIHGCQILETVYKHSCGGLPPVRMALEKILAVCHGVMYKQLAAWMLHGLLLDQSEEFFVKQGPSVGGVTPAQEEEEEDLGIGGLSGKQLRELQDLRLTEEENMLAPSLQQFSLRAEMLPSYIPVRVAEKILFVGESVQMFENQNQNPSRSGSILKHQEELFAAELHRLKQQPLFSLVDFENLIDSIRSTVAEHLWTLMVEESDLLGQLKIIKDFYLLGRGELFQVFIDHAQLMLKTPPTAVTEHDVNVAFQQAAHKVLLDDDNLLPLLHLTVDYQGKEPKDAAGSREGATPPQESSPREVPPTGWAALGLAYKVQWPLHILFTPAILEKYNVVFRYLLSVRRVQSELQHCWALQMQRKHLKSNQTDAVKWRLRNHMAFLVDNLQYYLQVDVLESQFSQLLQQINSTRDFESIRLAHDHFLSNLLAQSFILLKPVFHCLNEILELCHNFCSLVSQNLGPLDDRGTAQLDILVKGFSRQSFLLFKILSNVRNHQINSDLAQLLLRLDYNKYYTQSGGTLGSFGL, from the exons ATGATCCATGAGCTGCTACTGGCTTTAAGCGGGTACCCAGGTACCATATTTACGTGGAATAAACGGACCGGTTTACAG GTGTCACAGGACCTGCCTTTCCTCCACCCCAGCGAGTGCAGCGTCCTGAACCGGGTGTGCAAGCTGGGCACGGACTACATCCGCTTCACTGAATTCATCGAGCAGCACACCGGTCATGTGCACCAGCAG GAACACCATGCTGCTCAGCCAAACCAGTCTGGACTCCATGGGATCTACCTCAGAGCGATCTGCACTGGGCTTGACTCCATGCTGCAGCCTTACCGCCAAGCCTTGCTGGACCTTGAGCAGGAG tttctGGCAGATCCCCATCTCACCATCTCTCATGTCAATTACAGGCTGGACCAG TTTCAGTTGCTGTTTCCCTCGGTGATGGTAGTGGTGGAATCCATTAAGTCGCAGAAG ATCCATGGCTGTCAGATCCTGGAAACGGTGTATAAACATAGCTGTGGAGGTCTCCCCCCTGTGCGCATGGCCTTGGAGAA GATTCTGGCGGTGTGCCATGGCGTCATGTATAAACAGCTGGCTGCCTGGATGCTGCACGGGCTGCTGCTGGATCAGAGCGAGGAGTTCTTTGTGAAGCAGGGTCCCAGTGTCGGAGGGGTGACCCCAGcccaggaggaagaggaggaagacctGGGGATTGGAGGGCTGAGTGGGAAACAGCTACGAGAGCTGCAGGACCTG CGGCTGACTGAGGAGGAGAACATGTTGGCTCCATCCCTCCAGCAGTTCTCCCTGCGTGCCGAGATGCTGCCCTCCTATATCCCTGTGCGCGTGGCTGAGAAGATCCTCTTTGTGGGCGAGTCTGTCCAGATGTTTGAGAACCAAAATCAGAATCCATCCCGCTCTg GCTCAATTCTGAAGCATCAGGAGGAGCTGTTTGCCGCAGAGCTGCATCGGCTCAAACAGCAGCCACTCTTCAGTCTGGTGGATTTTGAGAACCTCATTGATTCCATCCGCAGCACGGTGGCAGAG CATCTGTGGACACTGATGGTGGAGGAATCTGATCTCCTGGGTCAGCTCAAG ATCATTAAAGATTTCTACCTGCTTGGACGGGGGGAGCTCTTCCAGGTGTTCATCGACCACGCCCAGCTCATGCTGAAGACGCCTCCCACTGCTGTCACAGAGCATG ATGTGAATGTGGCGTTCCAGCAGGCGGCTCACAAGGTGCTGCTCGATGATGACAACTTGCTCCCTCTCCTGCACCTCACCGTTGACTACCAGGGAAAGGAGCCCAAAG ATGCTGCTGGGAGTCGCGAGGGAGCCACACCCCCTCAGGAGTCCTCCCCCCGGGAAGTGCCGCCCACTGGCTGGGCTGCCCTGGGATTGGCCTATAAGGTTCAGTGGCCTTTACACATCCTGTTCACTCCTGCTATACTGGAGAA GTACAATGTGGTGTTCCGCTACCTGCTCAGTGTTCGCAGGGTGCAGTCAGAGCTGCAGCATTGCTGGGCTCTACAGATGCAGCGGAAGCACCTGAAATCCAATCAGACAGACGCTGTCAAGTGGAGACTACGCAACCACATGGCCTTCTTAGTAGACAACCTCCAGTACTACTTGCAG GTGGATGTGCTGGAGTCCCAATTCTCCCAGCTTCTGCAGCAGATTAACTCAACCCGTGACTTTGAAAGTATCCGATTGGCCCACGATCACTTCCTCAGCAACCTGCTGGCACAGTCCTTCATTCTGCTTAAGCCA GTGTTTCACTGCCTCAATGAGATCCTGGAGCTGTGCCACAATTTCTGCTCGCTGGTCAGTCAGAATCTGGGCCCACTGGACGACAGGGGAACTGCTCAGTTGGACATCCTAGTCAAG ggtttCAGCCGGCAGTCGTTCCTGCTCTTCAAGATCCTGTCAAATGTTCGCAATCACCAGATCAACTCTGACCTGGCCCAGCTGTTGTTGCGGCTTGACTACAACAAGTACTACACCCAGTCTGGGGGGACGCTGGGCAG ttttggATTGTGA